The window TGCCACCAAGGGGGAAAGATCCCCATTGGGGTGCCTGCCAAGGGAGGGGGAGCAGGACTCCCCGTCCAAGTAGTATTTGGACCCCCCCCCCTTTAGGAGAGGGGGGCTCCCTtgttgggcccttgtggcccaactccttctccacctcttggccttatttggcccgttgatattaaattaaatatattttTATTCTAAAAAACTTCAGAGCataatatatataatttaacatctccaaattttttttccacctatatatatatatatatatatatatatatattaatcggtattacccgatattcaccgaaacccttccggtgaccccgagaCACTTCcggaacctctcggaactattccagATATTAATGAAACGATTCGACAAATATATTATCATCACTCATGCCCTACTAACACTCAACAGATCGGGATTACCTTAAGTTGCGACCCCGAAGGTTCGGtaaccatagacatgaacgaaaccccttcatTCAATGACTGATAGCAGAACCATGGACATCCATATtggtccctatgattacacgaatgatattcaagtgaacctttggttatcatgtgatgttcccttcgcTTCACAATACTTTGCAAAACCCGGTGTgcatcggtatcctcttgagtcatcaccatgctcactataccgttacTCCCATAACCTGTTTTGTTCTTATTTCTCGTTGACGTGTTTGGCATCTCCATGACGTAGTCACTTGTGTCTGGCCATACGATGATGGATGCCTTCACACAGAGAGgcactaagaatatctctccatcgtcggaggagcaaatcccactctcgagttgtccggtcacttgtcaaactttcaaGTGAGCCtaaaagttgtcgttatgatcgccTTGTTACAGAGgaagtttgagcaaccccaaagcccaccgtcTGGTAGGAAGTGGCAGAGACACTCTCATGGTTTGAGGAACTAAGACACATGCTAACACTCTGTGTTATATAAGATGATTTCAGACGATATGATCACATAGTATAACAAACAAGTATTGGGTCAATTCAacatgatcgttcttctaacgccataccctcaatgttgttttaggactatcgttacacttaacgatatcctaagatctggaAAACGTGATCACCAGCAACACTTGAGCCGGTTTTAGAGGCAAGACCAAGAACCTATTATTTATcgtttatcatttcacacgtgcatatgagttttccactgaatcacatattccaagttcatagcagttatagcatgaaatataaactcttaattatgaatatcagaaatataataatacaatattattgcctctagggcatatttccaacagtattgtAGCGGTATCATGGGGAGGAGCATCCATAGTTAGGCCCCGGCGATGTAGTCAtcttggtgaacctcgttaacaaatctcggtgtcatgcCTTATGTGATTGATTGGTCATCGGTAGATTGACTATGTGTATCAGATTATTCTAAATCAATTGACCCGAGCATACCTGGAAAACCTCTTGCCGCTCCAGTAGCGATCAACCTTTTTGTATCCTGCACAGTTAGATCTCTCAGATACTCTGCTTCAAACACCTTCACCACAACATGGGAAAATCTCACAGTGGTATCAATACATGTGATCTCCCTCATCCGGGCCATCTCACAAATGGCATCGGTGTCAGTACCTAATGCAAGCATCCTCAGAGCAGTCGTACATTTATGCAAATGAGGGAATGAGAATTGTGCGCAACAATTCCTCTTGAACCTGGAGTAGGGATCATGtgcctccactctctccaccacgcGCAAGAACAAGGGTTTGCGCATACAGAAGCATCGACGTAAAAATGTATGTCGAATGCTGGTCCGGGTTAGAGGTAGTCCTTGTAGAGTGGTCTGCGCCAGCCACCCTATCCCGGTTTAGAACTCTCCTCCCTTCGAGAATGTGCTCCACTTCCCTCTTCATTTTCTCGTAAATGTTGATCATCATCATCAAGTTAGCATCTTCGTCGTCCGAATCCAACGAATCAAATAAATCTTTTTGAATGGATTATCAAGCTCATTTTCCCTTGACACGAATCTAAAAATACTGCCAGGACATTTTGTCAAACACATAGCGGGCAAGGTGTATGATGAGAGGAGCGGGACGTACCAGGGCGACGCCTGGGCCGACGATCGTGTCTGAGGCGGCAAGAATGGCGGGGAGGAGTTTTGTGCCGGTGGTGGCGATNNNNNNNNNNNNNNNNNNNNNNNNNNNNNNNNNNNNNNNNNNNNNNNNNNNNNNNNNNNNNNNNNNNNNNNNNNNNNNNNNNNNNNNNNNNNNNNNNNNNNNNNNNNNNNNNNNNNNNNNNNNNNNNNNNNNNNNNNNNNNNNNNNNNNNNNNNNNNNNNNNNNNNNNNNNNNNNNNNNNNNNNNNNNNNNNNNNNNNNNNNNNNNNNNNNNNNNNNNNNNNNNNNNNNNNNNNNNNNNNNNNNNNNNNNNNNNNNNNNNNNNNNNNNNNNNNNNNNNNNNNNNNNNNNNNNNNNNNNNNNNNNNNNCGAGGGTGATTTGATGAAATTGGTGACGGGTCCCTTCTGTTTGGTCCGACGTGGCGGATGCGCCTAGAAGCATCGGGTCCTTCCCATATCTATTCCTAGATATGAACTGGATATGAGGGGCGCTGTCCGAATATATAAAGCCGGTTTGAAAGGGCCGCTTGGGTTGCGATTTTTTTACCGGTCTATCACCGGCCCGTCCGCCTGGACATATATAAGGTCAATATAAGAGGTCCGGCCGTAGTGGTCTAAACTCTAAAGTCCACATATGTCAAATGGTTCTTATTTTTGCAGAACACGAACAACACTTGCTAAAGCGTAGCATTATTTGCTTCCTACCAAAACAAGTTGTACAACGTGGTATCCAAGGAGTTTGATCGCCTGTGTGATTCCATTTGCTCGCCATCCCTTGCCAATCCAGCCTCCAATCTTCCCATGCTTGCACAGGACCGATCGTTGTCGGTCGGCGGgacagcaaaaggaggaagaattcAGTGGACAAACAATACTGTACACAGCAGTACATTTTTACGTACCGTGGCGTCGTTCACCTGACATTTCGTTGGAGCCATTGCAGGGAGTTTACTTAGATAGTGGTTGGGTCCAGCGACAATGATGCTATTGTGTCGTTTCCTTTCCGAAGACACCGTCGTTGGAGCACCTATCATGTTTCTTGGGTTGCCATGATTGATGGTTTATATTGTTTGATGAAGTTGTTCTGTTGGTCTTTTTTCTTTCACAATATTTTGGTTGTGTGCACCTGCAAATGTTTTAGGCAGCTCTTAAGATCGTCATTAGTGCATAGGCTGAGTGTAATTTTATCTTGACGATATTAATACATTCTTTTCATCTTGCAGTTTGTCAGCTCTTCTTTCTTTTGCGTGCAAGGACAAGCTCCTGTCCTGCGTCGGCATAAAGTCCGAGCCGCATCACCGTTGTAAtagctactactagtactagctatAGTAGCTACGTCGACGGGAGCATCTCCTCAAATCTGAATGATTGAGCCGTGACAGTGACCCGAGCCGCCCGGTGCTTTCCAGCCACATGATCGTAGGTGGCACCGCCGGATTGGCTGGTCGCGCGCAGCAGTTGTGGATACTGTAAAAATCTGAAGGTCTCTGTTGTCCCACGTGTCCCATAGGAAACCTATATGGGCGTATGAGAATACGTACTTTGTGCATCTCAAGGTACGTAGTTAGCTACAGGGAAAGGAAATGGAGGAGATGTCATCGCTCGAGGGgccgcgaaccaacctgtggttggatagttagagggactgtggtatctccAACCCATCAGGTTTTAAATCCTGGTGcccgcatttattcctggatttattttaagatttccggcgatgcgcattcagtgggaggagacgtttccgtcgacgatgAGGTGCCTACGGCGACTTCGTAAATctaaagatgatatgccggctcagtcttccgGAGATGCTTAGGGGTAGGgtatgcgtgtgtgcattcatatgggtgagtgtatgcgcgtatatatgagcgcttgtgtctgtactgatgatatgccggctcagtctttcgaagatGCTTAGGGGTAGGGTatacgtgtgtgcgttcataggggtgagtgtatgcgcgtatatatgagcgcttgtgtctgtactgatgttaaaaaaacaTAGCTCGAGGGGGCCACCGGAGTAGAGTATACTACTGGAAATATTCGCAGACAGGGGAACGTTCTGCGCCCATCTGTTTCGTTGTTATACTTGTCTTGATGAGAGAAAGCGACCACCGATGGTTCATGATTTCTCCGTAAGCACAAAGGCCAGACCTAACCAGCCGGGATTCAAATTTCTGCAGCACGTTTTCTGCGAGGGGGAGGAGAAGGGGACAGCATATCACGTCACACAGCTTGCATGCAGGTTGCAGCTAATCAGGCCACTGTTAGGAATCTCCATTTGCAGGTAGCTCCGCGAGCTGTCCGTCTTAGCGATGATTCGCTGTCCTTGTTTGCTATTGGTGTCAATCAAGTTTCTGAGCATCTCCATTGGTGGATAAGCATGTATATACTGAACCTATTTAAATTCCTGTTATTGTTTTGTTTGTATACTGAATTGTTTTCTGAGAGATAGGACTGCCAAATTGTTCGGAGAAGTCGGCACCACAGTAAAAGTTATTTGGAGctgcatatgcatgcatgcatgcatttggaACGGACACATCGTTGATCCTTCCAAGACATCTGCAAACCCATGCTAACCCGGCCTACACGCCCCTAGATAAAGGTCGCTATATATCCTTTCTTTTGCCATCACTGGTGATGAGTTACTTGAGAAGCAATGAGCGCCGAGCACTGTGGTGCGCTTTCTGACCTTTCTGCATATTCTTTTGCCGGGCGGCACAGGCACAGTACGTAGCAACGTAAGCGCACTGCACATACCTTAGAAAACAGCCCCTCCGATTGATCACTAGCCACCAGTTCGTTAGGCTCCGAAAACGACCTAACGATGATGCTATAGTCGGTTGTGGGCGGCAAATTATAACCCAAAACCTCCCATAAACTACGCAGAAAACCTTATCCCTCGCTAATAATCAATCTGCCTCCCCGCTAAACAGGCCAAACTCGAGCCGATGATGAGCTCGTCCTCTCCCCGGCACGACCCACCCTCTCGCGCCCCATATATACCTGGCCGCCCCTCCCCTCTCTCCTCACACTGAAACAACTGCAGCAAACACCATTCAAGCTACAGGGCACTAGCTAGACAGAGCTAGCAATGGCGAAGGACATTGAGGCGGCACCCCAGGGGGGCGAGTTCTCCACCAAGGACTACTCGGACCCGCCCCCGGCGCCGattgtggacttcgaggagctgaCCAAGTGGTCGCTGTACCGCGCGGTGATCGCCGAGTTCGTCGCCACGCTCCTCTTCCTCTATATCACCGTGGCCACCGTCATCGGCTACAAGCACCAGTCCGACCCCACCGTAAACACCACCGACGCGGCCTGCAGCGGCGTCGGCATCCTCGGGATCGCCTGGGCCTTCGGCGGCATGATCTTCGTCCTCGTCTACTGCACCGCCGGCGTCTCAGGTCCGTCCTTCGACCACTGGTTCTCTTCTCGCGCATGCATACATAACTCCATATGCATGCATCATGCATTCGTGTGAGACTGACTGTCCTCTGTTCACGATGCATAGGTGGACACATCAACCCGGCGGTGACGTTCGGGCTGTTCCTGGCGAGGAAGGTGTCGCTCATCCGGGCGCTGCTCTACATCATTGCGCAGTGCCTCGGCGCCATCTGCGGCGTCGGGCTTGTCAAGGGCTTCCAGAGCTCCTACTACGTGCGGTACGGCGGTGGCGCCAACGAGCTCAGCGCAGGCTACTCCAAGGGCACCGGGCTCGCGGCCGAGATCATCGGCACCTTCGTGCTCGTCTACACCGTCTTCTCCGCCACCGACCCCAAGCGCAACGCCCGTGACTCCCACATCCCGGTGAGTACTCGCTAGTTGCATCGCCCATGGCTACTATAGCGTACAGTATATACCGTATTATACCATAGAGTACACTTTACAATGTCTTTCAAAAGGAAAAGTACACTTTAGAGTGTATAATTGATGCTTATGGGTTTATGGCCAATGATAGAACTGGATGCAGATCAAAGTGCTGGGAAAGTCGTTGACCGTGTCCTTAACTCTTTTGACTTAGCGTTGGAACAACTTACTTGACAACGAGAAAACATTCTAGAACAAGTTTGTAAAGAATAATCTAGTAAGTTAAACTCAAATTACTGAAGTTAATTGCTGGTAAAAAGCCATTATCAGATAATATACTCAATTTCTGCTACCAGTGCTATAGTAGCAAAATACTTTCGGGAGAGAGCTCTCGCCGTCACGCAATTGCGTATGCAGGAGTAGGGCAAGCAAGTTCATGAATCCTGACAAAATGAAGCATTTTAGTGGACCTGTGCCAAAAAAAATGCAAGATTTATGGTCCAAAATTGTACGAATCACTCCACATCAAGCACCTGCATGTGCAAATGTATCTCCTTGTCTGATCCACCTCGTGCCAATAGGCAGATAGGAAGATTCCCTCGCTCGATTAGGCACTAGCCGCTGTCTCGCCGCATCGTCTACAGAAAATCTGAGGTGGCAAATTGAAAATGATCGCCACCGATTAATGACGAGATATATTCCATGGGTATGAACAAATTGCAGAAGTCTAGGGATAATGCCATGCCTGGACGTATTTTGTCATTCAGATTTGTTGAACCATCCCTTTCTGGTTAcacaatttgtttttttttttgaaccaAACTGGTTACACAATTTTCAAACAAGTATGCTCTTATTTGCTTTCTTTTGTGTTGAGATGTATACTCAATTTTGGAATAATACTTACAGCTCACCTAAAAGTAACATCTACAAAAGCAGCAACTTGTTTTGTCCTTAATTTGCTATAATATTGACCAAGATGCTTGCTATCGTCAGTCTCTTTGATGTAACTGCTCAGCGTGCATGCTAGTTAAGCTGATGTGTTTCATGGTTTGATCTGAATGTTTTGAACTTACCGATCTACTCAGGTGCTGGCTCCTCTCCCAATCGGATTCGCCGTGTTCATGGTCCACCTGGCCACCATCCCCATCACCGGCACCGGCATCAACCCAGCGAGAAGCTTGGGAGCTGCTGTCATCTACAACACTGACAAGGCCTGGGATGACCAAGTACGAGACATCAGTACATTATCATGGCCAATACAGTTATATGCTATAATAGACTTCCTACAGTTAAGCAATGGCATAAAATATTTATCAGCTACTACTTGGCTTTGGTCACAAATCGCGGTCGACTAGTACTTGATAACTCTAGACTGAATTGACAATCACACGGGATATATTTGATTAACCTATCATGATTAGTTGATGCCAAATAGAAAACTTATCATGTTTAGTTACTTAAATTCATAATCAGGATAATATTGCAAACGAACTGTTGCTTTCGAAGATATTGCAAATGAACGGCAGGATAAGGCTTGCCAAATTAAACAGCTAGCTGGTGTCAGTGTCGACACTCCAAAATTTCATCTATCATTGATCATTCGAAGTACTCACTTAGGTTATGCATGACATACTCATCCACTATTTTTGACGTTATATAACCTAATCCCTACCACACCCACCTTAAAGATGCtccgtgtaacatttttttttttcaaaaaggggggcttccccggcctctgcatcagcatgatgcatacggccatcttattaagcaTAAAATAGTCCACAAAGTCTCCAAGTCTCAAGGTTGTCAACAAGAAAAGTAAGAAAAGGCTCACACAGAGCCCGAAGGCTAGATACACAAGCTAGCCAAAGCACTTATACATCACAGCCGTTTGGCTCCAAAATagacaggtaaactaattgcctatcctgttacacgaccgccatccaaaccggctgaatatatcccgagctaccatctcccatcggatagcagcagtaaccaaaagctccctggcctccgtcggagtgagtagcgaccaggaaCGGATAAGAGCCGttgctcggaagataacctgcaaaacatggatatttgttgatctgttaaagacgaagtcatttctgcaattccaaagcGCCCACAAAAAAGCGCAAACCCCCAAGCGAATATGTTTTGCTAACCCGGGCTCTACCCTAGTTAGCCATGTCCCAAACAACATGTTAACCGACCTTGGTGGGGTAATATTGAAAGCGACTTGAATAGTCGTCCAAAGAATTCTAGCTAGTGGGCAGTCAAAGAAAAGATGTTTAATGGTTTCAccctgatcacagaaactacacctagtaggtcctgtccaattacgcttaatAAGATTATCCTTTGTTAAGATCACCTGTTTATGTAGAAA is drawn from Triticum dicoccoides isolate Atlit2015 ecotype Zavitan chromosome 6B, WEW_v2.0, whole genome shotgun sequence and contains these coding sequences:
- the LOC119322435 gene encoding probable aquaporin PIP2-2, with protein sequence MAKDIEAAPQGGEFSTKDYSDPPPAPIVDFEELTKWSLYRAVIAEFVATLLFLYITVATVIGYKHQSDPTVNTTDAACSGVGILGIAWAFGGMIFVLVYCTAGVSGGHINPAVTFGLFLARKVSLIRALLYIIAQCLGAICGVGLVKGFQSSYYVRYGGGANELSAGYSKGTGLAAEIIGTFVLVYTVFSATDPKRNARDSHIPVLAPLPIGFAVFMVHLATIPITGTGINPARSLGAAVIYNTDKAWDDQWIFWVGPLIGAAIAAAYHQYVLRASAAKLGSYRSN